One Streptococcus sp. zg-86 DNA window includes the following coding sequences:
- a CDS encoding DUF1642 domain-containing protein has product MNKQEAIKTGDRVITRGVVVRNFEGYGGCQFSEVETDKGATITCATEHLEPDEPQKVKVSQVAVDYYEQYKDKLSGFDEWFCDFYSSDFENDFDKAEELQIWLYDNDDKTNCQRELALATLIVNGLDAVEVEQEKKYKVKIANNGSQPLTFKKLGPKIFFVDEKCDESFTKQELEQAGFGWVFDCDGAEVEEVE; this is encoded by the coding sequence ATGAATAAACAAGAAGCGATTAAAACAGGGGACAGAGTTATCACTCGGGGTGTAGTTGTTCGCAACTTTGAGGGATACGGTGGTTGCCAATTTTCAGAAGTCGAAACTGATAAAGGAGCGACAATTACTTGTGCGACGGAACACCTTGAACCCGATGAACCGCAGAAAGTCAAAGTGTCACAAGTAGCAGTAGACTACTATGAGCAATATAAAGACAAATTATCTGGTTTTGATGAGTGGTTTTGCGATTTCTATAGTTCTGACTTTGAAAATGACTTTGACAAGGCTGAGGAACTACAGATTTGGCTATATGACAATGATGATAAGACGAATTGTCAGAGAGAGCTTGCTCTTGCAACATTGATTGTAAATGGATTGGATGCGGTTGAGGTTGAACAGGAGAAGAAATACAAGGTTAAGATTGCGAACAACGGAAGTCAGCCATTGACGTTTAAAAAATTAGGACCAAAAATCTTCTTTGTTGATGAAAAATGCGATGAGTCTTTCACTAAACAAGAATTAGAACAAGCTGGATTTGGCTGGGTGTTCGATTGTGATGGTGCGGAAGTTGAGGAGGTGGAGTGA